The stretch of DNA cttcgaagggctccctttactccgacaatttgagcattggttctgtagggaaatctaggggcgacatcacatgtgcagcggaagaacagaaaacaaaatccccaaattcccaaagatgtgttcgtcgtcgtgcgaagattggtgcgtaaaatccgcaaaACTGAAAACCAAGCgtgagatagttgtattacctagggagatcgtatatctctgaatccctgttgatctgtaggagaggatgaaggaggtcaagcatcctctctagtggtgatccatgcagtagggctgcgacgacgccccTCAAATCTCCAGACTtgttatctaaggaggagaagaagagaggagaataggaggtggcaaccaagaaaaccTTTGGCCTATAGGtgtttggtttcctcctatttatagaggccccctatcaacttaaccctaatggatcatgccctattgggtattggatctccatccaactacccaagcctcttagattagtagatctctatccaataatctcttattggctcttattggatctcatccataggatccaataattcaagggtttattggatatttaataagatagggggtccggcgaatatctcatattcgaacctttactcgtcggaatgtctaccatatgtgtgtgaccctctaggtctaaTATCGAGCTGagcgtgagttatacctatcaaaactctttcTAGCTTAGTGACTCATCGACTgctgacgtactaggccactacgccgtagtccccagacgatacaggggaatccaatcctttggacctatttgtccttagttaccgtgtatctatagtcctttaTACATCTAATACCTTAGATatcatatactgggcatggtatTGTCGGGCCCATACAGTTTttactcgaatctcgctctaatcggattctcctggagaactctttctctctcaatccgaataaccctggccagggatttgtttgagcaagaacacatgaaatatttttttcatgacatcgagagcggatgatcctctatcgacactcaatagccctcgtaaggttgactaccactcccgatgatcggttgtgctagatctggaacctccagacttataagtccggtatcaaagagtggagtattaaACTATTAAtagaggacatccttggtgtctcaaatctaaggaccaaatacaccattgggacgacggaatcgctgtatgacaatatggcatcatcaaccatccagcattccgtgagcggatcaattagttaacttaattctccaatgagcacctacattgtatccctagtgtccctacatgagcagctatgagatcagctgcatccattatatggacgggtatacagcacaccagtctgtccggttatctcgatgtccctctcgagtaacctatgaccgagattatttaggatgagcgggatgggatacttgttcttcaccgtcactttgttgagggctcgatagtcgacgcatagtcggaggctcccatcttgtttcttttagaagAGGACTGGAGCTTCGAATGATGCTTTGGAACTACGGATGAGACCGCCACTTAGCAGTTTGTCTAACTGCTTTCTAAGCTCTCTGCCAATTCTGGAGAGGACATGTGATATggtggtctcgctagaggctTTACTCCCGGCTCCAGCTTAATATGATGATCCACGCTTCTGCGTGGCTGCAGAgttttcggcaactcgggtggcataaggtttatgaactccttcagaacgttcgccaccacaacaggttcatgaatggcctccccATCgagacatagggagtttaggaatgacattAGCACCAACTTCGTCGCTTGTATGAACTTCATTtcgagaatcacttggaagtcgtctggtggcaccgccatcatgcttgtgctcccgctccacattccgatcttgatgggactcCCTTTGCCAGCCTGAAGATTCGCTTGGCCTTTGAGTTCACCACCTTCTTCCGACTTTGGTTCTTCTTCAAGattagcccaagtcgctttgcttctcggtcgataataaagttgtgggtagcgcccgtgtccaccattgcacgggttgtctggccattgagcttgatatCCACGTATATCAGCTCGTTGCTCCTTGCTTTCTGTGgctttgccttcatgttctcccctaCTTGACCTCACAAgacattcaacaaacgcattgctctcatccggggtccttgcgactcctcatcgtcattGTTGGATTCTGAATTACTTGAACTAAGAGCGACGACCTTGCCCTTCTCCGATTAGGGGGGGTGGATTGAACCTGTTAAGGTGTTAAGTGTTTGTTTCTATGGACAATCTCTCACCATGTGTTATCCTTTGCATAAGAAGCATCCGTAAGATTTTGGGGCCTTGATTTTTGAGTTtgaccctttgtgggaactcttcttcctttgttcgccctcGGACTccctccctcgagaatatttcggTGAGCAATTTTCTGAAGGTTGTTTCTTTTTCCCCAAGTCCTCCGAGGAAACAAAGTCATTGAGCCTTTCCACGGCCGTAATCgtcccgatcacatcggtgacattccttgcaATTCCTATTGTGCCCACGATTTcaggccatcgaggaagctgaatagcttatccttTTCGGACAtgccctgtatgtccagcatcagtgcggaaaattgcttcacgtagtcccgAATGGAagtgctttggcggagttgtTTCAGCTTTCTCCTTGCAACGAACTATGTATTCTTGGGTAGGAATTGAGTTCTCATCTCCCACTTTAAGTCCTCTtatgtgtcaactcgacaccgaccttgttggatctcctcccaacgggtttgccaccaaagttttgcaacctcattcagatacatggttgtTGTCGAAACTTTGGCATCTTTAGAATCGGGCCTTGTAGCCCGAAAATACTGCtccatgtcaaacaagaaattctctAGCTCCTTTGCGTCCTTGGCATCCCGTagcaatgaggctcaggtgccttaagttttgtggcggcgcaacATTGGTGTTGCTCCCCCctgcatttagtgcccttgtgagcaatgtcactctggaagtgagttctgccacgacTTCGTGTAGattttgcacggagtctttggtgtcttctATCAGTCAATCGACTAGGGACTCAACCTTGTTGATTtaagattcagcttcttctttcaagctctctaccccaagaagtctTCATTGGCCTTGGTAGAATTCCTCCAAACTCGCTTCgggaacatctaggcgggtttccgctattgtgagtctctccttatagctctttttcccagttggcgctccagattgcgccttcTCCGCTCGcgtagagtagccaacttctcgctcgtcaTGTTCGCTGTCGTGCTCCTCCTGAGCAGTTCCAATAGCATGAGAGTGAgtctgcacttgcagcccacctatggctgcttggggcaatggtccGACTTGCCCCGTCTTGTTCGCTACAATGCTTTGCTATGGCGAGATTGTGAAGTTTCTTtgttgcttgctcgaattgcttgcccgctctaataccacaatgtcacggatttAGCTGGAATTGTCAAAGTCGTGAGGTGCCCTTACGACAATTGTCATGCACTTAgttggagttgcctaagtcacgaagtacccttgcgccaacttctcatacttagctgggattgcctaagccaTGAGGTGCCCTTGCGATATATGCGTCCGTAAAGGGCCAACTTAGTTGCAACCTCGtgcaggtcccaaaggacctataaaatagcaagttgattagtttgaaaacgagttgcggacaagtcccgacgtcttgcAAAGagagaagctttataagcaattcagcatGCATCtttagtgcaagagagaaaaaagaggaaggagaaaacaaggaccttagaaggttgaacgaacagttgcaagtccgtaaacaattgctcaccggtgtcgggcgcgaaggcaagttcccgacaAATTAACATGCGTACTTGTAAAGAGTGTTCAATGCCCGATACTatcccgaagccccatcccccctgGTGTCACCCTGGGGGTTCCAGGgtactgagatggctgatgttttgtgtgcagttACGGTCTACAGAAAGTAAGCCATGACAtgtgaaaacggagccattttgggataGTTTTGCTCGGTGTGGTGAGCGATCGCATTGCAGCGCTACAACCTATTCgagcttatatttttacaagcaaaacacaTAAAATCAAGGTAAAACATGTTGCCAAACATCTGTATAAGTATGCAAAAGCGACgaccggttcgttgaacgaagttgttgcagaTGTGCGATGATCGTTCGTGACAACGCGAGGAGAAGAAACGAGGTGACGTTGCCTCGACGACgtctcccttttttttatttttaactttattatatatatatatatcatttaacaGGTTGAATGTATGGCTTTAAACAATGGGAACAGGTAAGTGGGAAATTTTCTATTTGTATTTGCATCTTTTTAACATATGTACAAGTTTGTGAATGGCTAAATACAAGCAATTTGGTTTTATTTTGTATCTGTTTCGTGATGCATCCCCTCACAGTTCTGCTCAACGATTGACAAACGTGCATGTGTTCCTAGTTGGACATATGCTTGTTAGGctcaaattatcaaattatagTAGCCTAGCAAAGAATCTCACAAGTGGTTAAAATAAACTGCAACTTTGGATATTGGAACTTGGAAGTGAGGTTAAGATCATGAAAAGGCCATGTAAGGCTCCAATTTTTTTGATGCTTATGAGAATTTGTGATTGTTTAAAATTAGAAGTTTATAGTCCACGTTATGTGCATGTATCCCTTTGGTTAAAAGAATAAACAAGAGTAGCTTACTTAGAAAGATATTATCAAGTGAAAATGGAAGAAAAAGGAGTTGAGATGGGGGATTAGGTAGATGTTGATGATTAGATTCACTTTAAGTAGAAGAAGGGGGATATAGGATACATCTGGGGTTGAAAAGTTTAATGTCTATTCTTTTATATAAAATGCTACAATTTAAGATGCTACTCTATATCCGCTGGGCCTAAATTTTAGTTGACAGAGGATAGTACTATAATATTTCAAGTTATCATAGTGCATCACTATTGTGGTTATAGTTtcttgaatgccaatgttagtgcTCCAAAACTTGCCACCATACTCATGACATGTATTTAACATTTGGGGTGTGAAAAGTTTTTGTCTATTCTTTTATAGAAAATGCTACAATTTAAGATGCTACTCTCTATATACACGGCCTAAATTTTAGTTGACAGAGGATAAGACTTTAATATCTCAAGTTATCCTAGTGTATCACAGGTGACATGTGAACCATGCAAACATGCATGCCATGGATAAAGAAGGCAGTCGTTTGATCTTTTTGTCTCTGATATTTAATTTTGATCCCTGTAAGAATACATTTGAAGGAAACAGACATGTAAAAATCCTGGATATGTTTGTTTCAGTTTCATATTTGGTGTTTGTGTCAAATGAATACAAATGGATTCTATATTATCCCAGTATGAGAATGAAATAAGTTTGTCTTCTTTCTTAAAATTTCATTTAAggccttttatgttaattcttactTGATTAGTTTGTTCAATTTATCAggctaataaaattttatataggaCAAAGATGTTGACATTATCGTGCATCACATTAATGGTGTTGCTGAGACTTTCTTTAGAAGGTAAAGTACCAAACTTCCTCGTGACTGAAAATTGTATTGATTAATGTTAAAGAAATAGCCTCTCTAGTCATAGGTAGCCACATGCATTGATTCACCTAATTTTACTTGAAGTGATTTGTACTgttttgttttcttattattgCAAATTATTGTTAAATAACATAGAAATTCTGATTTTCTAAATTCTTGTTATGGGGCCTTTTAGCCCTTGACCCATTTTTCTTCTGTTGGCATCCCCAAATCTGGCTCTTCTAATGGATCTTGCATAGACCTTGAAGCCCATTTCTTGCTCATCTTGGTTAGATCAAGTAAAATTTGGCTAATCAATGCCCATTTGTGCCTTTTACGTACATGCTCAACTACATCATTCACCTTTCGTTGAGCAATCGAacattgcttttctttttctttcatgaaAATTGTCACTTGATCGTGGATGGTTTGTAGGGAGGCAAAGATTTGGTATAGTAGATGCAAAGTTAAATATCTAATGTTTGTGTGTTTAGTTTTTCTATGCTACGAAGATAAAATAAACATTGAAATTAGCATTTCTTTTGTTATCAAATTATGAAATTAGATTCCTTCTATTTTTGTCATGTTATGTTGAAGGTCTGCAAACATACTAATCATGATCAGAAATTACTGTTGCAGACAACAAAGGGAGGATAACAAGGCCATGGCTGAGCAAAAACGTACCGAGTTCAGGACTTTGCTATCTGAAGCTGCACGACCATTTCTTGCTGGATACACCAAGAGCTTCATCGACGAGCTAGAGTTGTTCCTTGTTTCAGGTTTAAACATGGAAGCATATGATAGATTGTGCGTGCAGCGAATGGGTGAGCTTTCATCTGGTGAAGCAAGTGCAGATGACAGGGAAACGTATGATCAGACTCTTCAGGGTCCTTTCTTGCAACTTTTCAACGAGGAATTAGGAGAATCTGAATAATGTCATTATGATTAACGATGATTAATACAGTTtaccatgtttaaaatcgaaaaaccagTGTTTCATAACGGCAAAAACTCCTCATGTATATCTGTCCAGCTCTCCCAGGAATAGCAGCAGTTGCAAATATAGCCATTTATCATTTGGTAGGCTTGCTGACAGTGGAGACAACTATAATGTGAATCTTGTGATACAAATTATATTGTCAAATGGCTGTTGATTTATAAAATTCTTTTAGTTACTTGGAAGGGAGATGGTTTATGTGGCAAACAGCTTGACAAATCTGTTCTTGTTGAGTAAATCATTCTTGTGTGGATTGTAGTCAGTTGAATGCAGGTCATGGTTTCAAATTTGGGTTGTAGTCAACTGGAATGGCATTATTACTATTTGGGTTCATAAAAACTGAGATCTGATGGGGTAGATGAAATCGAAAAGGTGTCATCTTACCATTGTGTGTATTAATCATTTTTGATAGATTGTTTTTTTAATAGAGATATTAAAGTTAAGCTCTTATATTGACAATCTGTATTTATCGGAACCTTATCGACGTATGAAAAGTTCAGCTCCTATTGGATTCGGGTTGACACTAGCGAATCGAATTCCGCCGACGTCCCCATCGTGCAGCGCGCCGTTGTATCAAATGCCACCATCCACGAGAAATCGAGACGAACGGTTTTGATCGGACACGGTTCCATCCTGCGGTTTACGTTTGCCAGACGACTCCTATATACATATGATACCCGTCCGCTTAGGGCGATTCCTCTTCGCTATCGCTCGCCGCCGGGGCTGCTCACTTCCGCCTCTCTTGTGGCCACCGTTTCCGTAGGGTTTTCAAGGTCTCCCTACGCTTTCAGCAGGATGGTAAGTCCCTAATGTCTGTGCGGATTTCGGTATTTTATCTCGTCTGATGCTAATTCGTTCCCGATTCTTTAGATCTTCTACTTTCTTTGTTCTTTATGTTGCTTTTGTGTGTCTGTGTTTGTGCCAACAAAAGGTGCTTCCGAACGACATCGATCTGTTGAACCCGCCGGCTGAGCTCGAGAAAAAGAGGCACAAGCTTAAGCGTCTCGTGCAGTCGCCCAATTCCTTCTTCATGGTGATTATCTACTGTAACATTGTGTTTATTGCCTTTGATTGTTTCAACCCTGTAACGATGTCCGTCTTGGTGTTGGTTTTCCTTTTTTGTCTTTAGGATGTGAAGTGCCAAGGCTGCTTCAACATGTAAGGCTTCTTTTCCATCCTGTAATTTTCATTCATTCTAATTCGAAGATACAAATTTTATTCGTGTTCTTTGCGATTCTTGATTGCCGTCGCGATGGTGTTCTGCAGCACTACGGTGTTCAGCCACTCGCAGACCGTGGTGGTCTGCGGAAACTGCCAGACGGTTCTCTGTCAGCCGACCGGAGGCCGTGCGAGGCTCACCGAGGGATGCTCGTTCAGGCGCAAGGGAGATTGATTTGGTATTGTGGTTCTTCATTCACACCGCTCTTCTATTGATCATCCGTAAGGGACACGAGTCTTATGAATTCAGATGCTACTGCGTCTGTATTCTATTTAGTTTTGGGACACGATTGAGTATGTTGCATTTTGTTATTGGTGATACTTTCAGTTAGACATTTGCTAATCCGCATTTaaattcaatttcatcttttgcaCTTGGTTCTAATTCCATCATGAGTATTAGTCTTAGATATTGGTAACAGTAATTTCTGGAGTTTTGTAACATGATTGAGTATGTTGCATTTTGTTATTGTTGATCCTTTCATGCTGACATCTTCTGATCCACATTTTAATTCAGTTTCATCTTTTGCACTTGGTTCTAATTCCATTATGAGGATTAGTATTAGATATCAGTTACAGTAATTTCTGGAGTTTGGGGACATGATCGAGTATGTTGTCTTTTGTTGTTGGTGGTCCTTTCAATTTGACATCTTCTGATCGACATTTTAATTCGGTTTCATTTTTTGCACTTGGTTCTAATTCCATTATGAGGATTAGTCTTAGATATCAGTTACAGTAATTTCTGGAGTTTGGGGACATGATCCAGTATGTTGTGTTTTGTTGTTGGTGGTCCTTTCAATTTGACATTTGCTAATCCGCATTTTAATTCAGTTTCATCTTTTGCACTTGGTTCTAATTCCATTATGAGGATTAGTCTTAGATATCGGTTACAGTAATTTCTGGGGTTTGGGGACATGATCGAGTACGTTGTGTTTTGTTGTTGGTGGTCCTTTCAAGCTGACATTTGCTAATCTGCATTTAAATTCGGTTTCATCTTTTGCACTTGGTTCTAATTCCAGTACGAGGATTAGTATTAGATATGGGTAGCAGCAGTTTCTGAAGTTTTAGGACATGATTGAGTATGTTGCGTTTTGATATTGGTGATCCTTTCAAGTTGACATTTGCTAATCTGCATTTAAATTCAGTTGGATCTTTTGCATTTGGTTCTAATTCCATTATGAGGATCGGTATCAGATATTGATTAGAGTAATTTCTGGAGTTTGGGGACATGATTGAGAATGTTGTGTTTTGTTATTGGTGGTCCTTTCAATTTGGCATTTGCTAATCCACATTTAAATTCGGTTTCATCTTTTGTGCTTGGTTCTAATTCCATTATGAGGATTAGTCTTAGATATCGGTTACAGTAATTTCTGGAGTTTGGGGACATGATCCAGTATGTTGTGTTTTGTTGTTGGTGGTCCTTTCAATTTGACATTTGCTAATCCATTGCTAATCCACATTTAAATTCAGTTTCATCTTTTGTGCTTGGTTCTAATTCCATTATGAGGATTAGTCTTAGATATTGGTTACAGTAATTACTGGAGTTTTGGGACATGATTGAGTGTGTTTCATTTTGTTATTGGTGATCATTTCAAGGAGACATTTGCTAATCTGCATTTAAATTCAGTTTGTTCTTTTGCGCTTGGTTCTAATTCCATTACGAGGATTAGTACTAGATATTGGTAACAGTAATTTTTGGGACATGATTGAGTATGTTGCATTTTGTTATTGGTGATCCTTTCAAGTTGACATTTGCTAATCCACGTTTAAATTCGGTTTCATCTTTTGCACTTGGTTCTAATTCCATTGTGAGGATTAATCTTAAATATTCGCAACAGTAATTTCTGCATCAAGTCCTTGTTCTGCTTTGAGTGGAGTTGGACGAAATAGTTTCTTTAATCTCTCTCACATGGTGTATGGAATTGTTTATATATCTTGGAAGTGAAAAAATCAGGGAGACTGATTAATTTACAACTTGGTGTAAATGTGGATTATTTAATTTGGCCCTTTTGTTGTGGAATCTTTGGttagaatgttttttttttattcttagttgATGGGTGTAATTGAAACAGTAAAATATACTTAAATAAGGTATATATGCCAAAGCAAATGCTTCTAATGTGTGTATATAAGTGTGCGTGCGTGTGAAATCCCAGAGAGCAATTTCACAGTAGAGTTCACTAGGATCGATGTGGATCATTAACCCAAACCATCATGAGGACCGTTCAATCCATACGAGAACCAAACGAAACTGGTGGTGTTCAACGCGACGCGGTGGTTGGCTCGGGGAACTGGTAGAGCCGAACTGCCCCCGTTACCTTCCCTGGATCACGGCCGCGTGTTCGAGCTACCATGCCCCTCGCACTCAGCCGGTGTGCATCCGCCACGCGTCTCCTCGTTACCGTTGCCTTTATTAACCCTGACCCGAACGCTTCATGCACCGCATTGGTTCCTTCAAAAAGCTATCGTCATCATCTTCGATCATGGCTTCGATGTCGGCGGTGGGTTCTCCGTTGCCCATAAGCCATCTCCCCCTCGTTGCTCCACTTGTTATGATGGTCTGCTTTGTGATCTCTGTAGTTTTATTGGAGGTCGGTTGCTCGTCAAATGGGATCGGGACGACGCCTGTCGACAATGACCATGTCGCCTGCAACTGCTGCTGGTATGTCAGATCATCATGGAAGTAAGCCCAGGTCTGATTGATCTCCACGACAACGTCGAAACCTACAAATCCTATATGCATCGTCTATTTGTTTGACCGAATGGATTCATCAGGGAGTCGAAGGCCGAGTTCACGCCGATCGCGGTGGTGTTTGGGATGGTAGTGGTGGCGCTGTCCATCGGCGCCCACACCGCGAAGCAGCAACTGGTGCACTAGCCCAGCGTTTGGGTGAGCAAGAAGAAGCGGGAGTCCATCCCGGAGGTGGAGATGCCGGATCAGGTGGTGGGCGAGGCCGGCCGCTTCGTCAACAAGTCCTTCCTCCGGAAGGTGGCTCACATCCAAGACTTGGACGCCGCCCGATCCGGCACCTCCGACCCTTTTTACACGTATGATCGCCTTCTTTTCCTTCGTTTCCTCCCTCTTGTTGTATGTGTCTCCCTCGCCCTCATCCTCCTCTTTTCGGAGCGGGCCACGAGCTACGGAGAGCTTAAAGTCTGTTGGGGTTAATCCACGGGGCCATTGAGCAAACCCTTATCTTATGCTTCTTCTGCATTATGGATGTATGCATCGGCCCATCTATTTGTGTCTCCTTGGCAAGTAGAGAGAGGCTCTGTTTCTTTCCTTCTGTTGTCCTTGAAATAACTCGATCCGACTCAACCGTGAATGGTTGTATATTGATTTCAAattgaaataaaataatttcCGTTTTTTAcgttgattttattttattttaaatatgagaAGACTACATCCATGGCCGAATACATTTAGATGCGCATGGCCGTGTTCATTGCAAATAGGGTTTGTTCTTCTCTCGATGTTTATAGCAGCGATGTTCACATCTTTTAAATCGAACACCAACTTCCACTGAACGGCCGCCCAACATTTAAGTACAAGTATGTACGATGAATAGAGAGAACCATTCAAATCGCATGTGCTTGTCTTAGTTTTCTCATCGCTTCTATCTCTCGTGCTATTGTCATCACTCTCACAAATAACTAATTCTCTTATCTCTCGTGCTCTTGTCATTACCGTCACAAACAACTAAGTGGGTATATAAaagataattagttatctttaatattttgatccttatatTTTCTAGAATTATATTAAGATTCATATATTTAAGAAAATAGAACATTAATATATTGTTCCAACAAAatctttctttatttatttttattattataaaattatctttttaatggatctaaatattttatttgtataagtataaagatctcaatataatttttaaaaatgtaagGATCGAAatgttaaatgaaaataattacaTATGATACTATATAATTAGTTAAGCACAGTGGATGACCAAAGCAAAGCACTGTTaacaaaaatttatattttttgagtGGAGGGTTAAAAGGAGTCACTCTAAGACTAGCATTGATGTTGATTATGGTGGCACTCGTCCTTTCGATCTCGACTCACAAGTCCAAAGGCAAAAGGTTATTATCATGTGTTGTGCATGATATTATCACCTTCGGAGCATGGCAAATGCCTCACGCGTTATGAGATCGAACCAAGGCAGAAAAATATGATAGATAATTGAGGAttgtatttaataaaaaaatattattttattttttaatgattgTATGAAGTAAAGATTTacgaatagcaaaaaaaaaaaatttgcttaaccattttttttctttcattttcataaaaaaaaaaaagattgaagcCCGAAACGAAATGTCCAACGATTACTTCGCCAACTCAGCATCCTCACGGTTCGGAGGTTGTTAAGGTTTGGAATCGCCTTTCTTTTGCTCACTCCCCCTTTTGCTTTCTGGTTCCTGAAACCGGCGGAGAAGAACAGCAGGCGACATGGCGCAAGAGGCCGAGGCGATCACGAACAAGCGAAAGGCCGGAAACGACTTCGTCGGCGATGGAAGCGGCGACGGGGACTGCGCCGAAGGTGATTTGCCGGCGATGCCGGAGGTGCCCTCCTTGGGGGTCGATCCC from Musa acuminata AAA Group cultivar baxijiao chromosome BXJ2-11, Cavendish_Baxijiao_AAA, whole genome shotgun sequence encodes:
- the LOC103971541 gene encoding small ribosomal subunit protein eS27y, which translates into the protein MVLPNDIDLLNPPAELEKKRHKLKRLVQSPNSFFMDVKCQGCFNITTVFSHSQTVVVCGNCQTVLCQPTGGRARLTEGCSFRRKGD